The genomic interval CATGCACCGGAGTCGGTAGGACCGGCCAGTCAGGCGCCGAGGGCCGATGAAGGTGTGCGTGGGGCATTGCCCGAGTTGAGCCTATCGCTCGAGTTGCTTAGCCGTGTCCCTGAGCCACTTCCCGAGACCATCTGGTCCACGCTTGCGCCTTACCTTGCCGATCCCTCGGGAAATTCGCATCGAGCTGAAATCAATATCGAGAAACTCTGGAATCCCTTTCTCGGTTCTCGGGGGCGTCAGGGGCTGGTCGAGTTCCGAGCCTTCCGTATGGGCGCGTCCGCAGAGACCACTGCGTCTTTGGCTGCGTTGCTGCGGTCCATCGTGGCAATGTTGGCGAAGGAACCGCGGCACGAAAAACTGGTCGACTGGGGAGACTCGCTGCACCAGCGTTACTCGCTACCCTTTTATCTGCATCTCGATCTCCAAGAAGTGCTTACTGATCTGGCCGCATCGGGGTTTGCGCTCAATGAATGTTTGAACGAGTACCTGTTTCGCGACCGAGACTTACTGTTCATCCAGCGTGACTTTGGGGACGTGCGATTGGAGCTCAGGCGGGCACTGGAGTTTTGGCCCTTGGTAGGCGATGTAGCGACACAGGAAAGTGGCGGTTCCCGGTTTATCGACGCCAGCACATCGCGGATGGAAATTCGATTGCGTTCGGCCGGTGCGGCCGACACTTTGAATCAATGGTCCGTTACGGCTCATGGCTGGAACATTCCGCTTTGTAGCGACGTCGATGATTCCGGACCGGCACGTGTCGCTGGCGTTCGCTACTGCACCTTCAAGCCGACGCGAGGATTGCACCCGACGCTTGAGACGCAAGTTCCGTTGAGGCTAACCCTATCGCATCCGCAGCATGGCGCGTGGCAGATCGAAGTCCATGAGTGGGAGCCCCAGTGCCAGCCCTATCCGGGGCTGCCCCGAACGCTCGATGAAGCAAGATCGCGGCGTGAACAAAGGTGCGTCGTGTCGACACTTGACAAGTTTGCCAAGCCCGCCGTCACGCCACCACCGGACGCACTCGGCCAGTACGTCGTTGATCTTCGTTGGTGCTAAGTAGTTAACATTCGTGACTTGATGAGATGTCTCGTCGTACGCCGATCCCTGCGTGTTTAAAACAGTGAGCGATTTGAGCCGCTGGCGACGACGCTCTGCTTGCACACATTCGATCGAGCGGAATGTTCGGTTGCTGCGAAATTGTTTGTCCGCCCAGAGCCATTGTTCTTGACCTGGATTTGATACAGCAGGCACGCATGGCAAACCGTCCTGCCATCGGGAAGCAGTGAACCGTTTTTCGGTCCATCATCGTAGCCGAGTTCGGTGCCGCAATCTTGGCAAAAGTCGTCTTGATTGTCGGTCGACTCGGTCTCCGTTGTTCGGATGACCGACGCCAATGCGAGTACAAGGATAACTGCGACGATTGAGATGGAAACGATCATATCTGATTGGGTTGATAGTCCGCGGTCAGTATCAGTCAGAAGGTTTGTTGGGGAGGCGATTGCGTTTGCGGCGCGAAACTTGATGACTTCAGCAGCCACGCGGTAATGGCAGCGATCAAGATCAACAATACAGCCAAGGCAGCCAGCTTTCGCCATCGACTTGGGGGCCTGTTGGAGCGTGTAGCGATACGGACCAGTCGCTCGCTTCGTCTTATGAAGCTGCTGCGACGGACGAACTCAAGCTGATCCATTTGTTGCGATTTTTCTGTGCTGCGTTCAGCGACGACCGCAAGTGTTCGAAGATAGTTTGCAACATCTCCATCCTGTTGCACGACAACTTCGTCACAGAGGTACTCACGAGTGATAGAGGCTCGTTCAGCAGCCCACCAAACCATTGGATGAAACCAATAGATGGTGGTGCAGAGATTCTGAAGCAATAATTGACGCGGATGATGATGCTGCAGATGAGCCAGTTCGTGTAAAACCGCGTGCTTTAATACCCAATCAGATTCCTCCAGCAAGTAGCTTGGTATCACAATCGTGGAACGAAATTGCCCATGGCAAAATGGTCCTATGGCTTCATCGGATGAAACGATTCGCTTGACTTTTATCGCCTCGGGGACGATTTGATGAACATGTGCGAGTTCGTCATCGGTCAGCTTTTTGGCTGTCAAACGCATCCAGCGATTGAGCCGAAACCCGGCAAGCAATCGAATGGACGCCAGCGTCGCGATACCGACGATCGCAAGCAATGCCAACGCTTGTTGTCCTTTGCCGCTGGCACTGATGAACGGTTTCAGTAAAAACGCGAGATCAAAAGCAAAAGCAGGACAGAATGCAACTACCACTGGTAGAGCAAGTATTAATACAAAACATCCAGTCCACAAATGGCAAGCAAAATATGCATCGTCCAGAACTTTATCAAGCACGAATGTGATCAAAAGGATCACGCTGATGTGTGCCAATAAGCCGACTGTCGCGGAATAAATGAACTGAATGTCATTCATCCGCTGAAGTCCAACAAGGTCGGCTGGTGGAAAGTTCACTGCGTTTCATTCAAGTCGCTTGGCATGGTGGTAAGTAGCTGAGAAATCTCTTGATCAATCGTCATGGTTGTTCTCATGGCCCAGATACTGTTCGAACACGCCACTGAGAGCGTTACCAACTGAAATGGTGGTGCCTGTTCCAACGACGGGAAAGCCAATGGGTATCGATCGGTGGTCATCGTCGTTTTCCAGTTCAAGGCGTCCATACCCTGTCCTGTTGGTTTGGATTCGTCCGACACGAACGCTTCCGAGAACCACATCCAATGTCGAGTTCGCTGGTGCCCCGAAAACACGTAACGAGAGTTCCTGATCATGTCCTTTGTTCTTAAAGCTTGCTTGCCCCGTACCTGAGCCGATCAAGCTGGCGGACCATTTACCGCGGCGTGCTATTGTTGGACTGGAGCCGATCGCGATGCCAACGTCATTGTCGTCGGAGTCACCGTCAAAGAGACCGTCGAGGTCATTGTGTCCATCGTCGAGGTTGTCCCAAGAGCTGTCATCGGTGCCACCGACGACGTCATCGATTCCGCTTGCATCGAGATCACGGTTGTCGACACTGATCCCGGTTAGGTCATCGGTTCTGGTGATGCCAACGTCATCGGAATCGGAGTCACCGTCTAAGATGCCGTCGACATCGTTGTGTCCATCGTCCAGGTCGTCCCAGGAGCTGTCGTCGATGCCACCGATGGCATCATCGATTCCGCTGGCATCGAGATCACGATTGTTGTCGATGCTGAGCCCGGGCAGGTCATCGGTTCTGGGAATGCCAACGTCGTCGCCGTCAGAGTAAGCGTCAAAGATGCCGTCGACGTCGTCGCGCCCATCGTCCAGGTCGTCCCAGGAGCTGTGATCGGTGCCACCGAGGACGTCATCGATCCCGCTGGCATCGAGATCATGGTTGTTGTCGATGCTGAGCCCGGGCAGGTCATCGGTTCTGGGAATACCAACGTCGTCGCCGTCAGAGTCAGCGTCAAAGATGCCGTCGACGTCATTGTGTCCATCGTCCAGGTCGTCCCAAGAGCTGTCATCGGTGCCACCGACGACGTCATCGATTCCGCTGGCATCGAGATCACGGTTGTTGTCGATGCTGAGCCCGGGCAGGTCATCGGTTCTGGGAATACCAACGTCGTCGGAATCGGAGTCCCCGTCAAAGATGCCGTCGACGTCGTCGCGCCCATCGTCCAGGTCGTCCCAGGAGCTGTCATCGGTGCCACCGATGACATCATCGATTCCGCTGGCATCGAGATCACGGTTGTCGACACTGAGCGCGGTTAGATCATCGGTTCTGGTGATGCCAACGTCGTCGGAGAGGATGGTCTCGTTCTCCGAAATCGGAGTAAAGTCTGAAAACTCGGTGTCGTCTGAATGATAAATCGTTTGATTCGTTGCTCCCAAGGATTCAAAGAAAGGGGCACTGGCCGATACCGTAGGAAGCGTCTTCTCAAGGGGCGCCTCTGGAGGCGTGGTTGCGGAGTCGCTGAAATCGGTTGCTACCGCGTTGATGAAGGTTGGGATCGGATTTCCAACGACAGGAGGATCGACTGTTTCTGCGGCTGATTTGAACGACGCTGAGCGTCGCGAGAACGCCTGCAGCACTGGCATCGAGGGCGTCGAAAGCGTTGGCGTTGCTATTGCGGCGGGAGGCATCGACTTTGCAGACAAATCCAGGTTGATCGCCCTATCATGATGGGACGAAACAAGGAACATCCTCAATCCACCAAACGCCAGCAGATTGCGTCGTTCGAGTATTTCGAGCCTCAAGTTACGCGAGTCTCGACTCATTCTACGTGTTCGTCTCATTTCTTTTTCCTTACATTGATCCTGCGAATGCATCGTCCAGTCATAGAACGGGGGTTCGATAGATGAGCCGTTCTGGTGTTAGCCGCGGTTTTCGCGTCTCAACCGTGGCTAACGCCAAAACGGCTAACCTCAAAATCAAGACTGGACGATGCGCTCGTTCTGTAGTACAGCAATTGGCTAAGATTCAGTCGTCGTGGTCACGGTCGTGGTCGTCGTGGTCACGGTCATGTTCGCGGTCATGTTCGCGGTCATGTTCGCGGTCATGTTCGCGGTCGTGGTGTTCAGTATCAAGCCGGTCTGCGTCATCACCATCGCGGTCGTGGTTTACATGAAGTTCATGGATCCCGTTCTCGTCGACTTCGTTATGGTTTGACGCATGGCTCTCATCATTGATGTCGTTCGCGTCATGATCAGAGGCTAGCACTGCCGATCCGATACCCGTCACAGAAACGGCTGAACCACTGGCAAGCGAAGTGAAGTAGTCATCATTGATTTCTAGTTCCCCACGGCCATTTTCTCTCGTGTGAATCTGGCCAACGATCACTGAATTGATAGAGACCTCCAAGTCTGAGTTGGGCAGAGCGTTTTGCACGCGGACGGCGAGTCGTGAAGTGTGAGAGCTTTCTTCGATCTCGACTTTCACTCGCTCTCCATGTGAGCCGTCGATGTATTTCAGCAGTCCAGAGGTTGCAGAATCGTCACGGCTCATTTCGTTGATGACCATCAGTGCATCAACGGCAGACGCATGTCCGTCGTCGTTCACATCCCAGAAACCATCATTGTCGACGTGTTCTGCTTCTGCGGAAGTTCTATTGCCGTCACGCGTCAATCGGTTGATGATGGTCAAGGCGTCTACTGCTGAAACCGTGTGGTCATGATTGACATCAGCGGGTTCGAGGAAGTTGTGAAAGCCATCTGCAGCCATCAGATTTCGGCACTCCAGAGACTGAAGACTTAGCAACCGATTGCGACGCGCGGATTCTCTTTTGTGGGTGTGACTCATGATTAGCTCAAGAAGTTTTTGGGAAACGTTTTGTGTCTGACGTTGGGACGACTTGCCTTATCGCGTCGGTATGCGTCCAATCACAGACGCATGTTGTTGCCAACACGGAAGTCCTGCTACTTGATCGACGGATGCCAACGAGAGTCGACGAGAACGAGGCGTTGGCAAGAATCTGTCCGGTTCATGGACAGAAATTTTCACTTGCAGGCGACTGCGTTCTACTCAGAACACGGTGTTTTCTGAATCGACATCGGCAATCCTAGCAGAGAGATTCGCAGATTCGTGTTATCTAAACGAATGCTAATCTTCGCAGACAAACCGGCTATTTCGCGGGTAAGACTTCGTGTCCATTGCGTGTCCCCATGGATCGCCAAGTATGTAACTCAACGCTGTTGGTCATGGTCTGTACTGAACCGTCCATCCATAGCGTATGCACAAGCCCGAGGTGATGGCTTCGAGCAGTGACTGCCGCATAAGTCGGTTGCGTCCAGCTCGTGCCTTCGTAGCGTGAGTTGTAATCGATGTCGTAGGTGACACCGTCGG from Stieleria varia carries:
- a CDS encoding M56 family metallopeptidase — translated: MNFPPADLVGLQRMNDIQFIYSATVGLLAHISVILLITFVLDKVLDDAYFACHLWTGCFVLILALPVVVAFCPAFAFDLAFLLKPFISASGKGQQALALLAIVGIATLASIRLLAGFRLNRWMRLTAKKLTDDELAHVHQIVPEAIKVKRIVSSDEAIGPFCHGQFRSTIVIPSYLLEESDWVLKHAVLHELAHLQHHHPRQLLLQNLCTTIYWFHPMVWWAAERASITREYLCDEVVVQQDGDVANYLRTLAVVAERSTEKSQQMDQLEFVRRSSFIRRSERLVRIATRSNRPPSRWRKLAALAVLLILIAAITAWLLKSSSFAPQTQSPPQQTF
- a CDS encoding dockerin type I domain-containing protein, whose amino-acid sequence is MSHTHKRESARRNRLLSLQSLECRNLMAADGFHNFLEPADVNHDHTVSAVDALTIINRLTRDGNRTSAEAEHVDNDGFWDVNDDGHASAVDALMVINEMSRDDSATSGLLKYIDGSHGERVKVEIEESSHTSRLAVRVQNALPNSDLEVSINSVIVGQIHTRENGRGELEINDDYFTSLASGSAVSVTGIGSAVLASDHDANDINDESHASNHNEVDENGIHELHVNHDRDGDDADRLDTEHHDREHDREHDREHDREHDRDHDDHDRDHDD